In the Plasmodium chabaudi chabaudi strain AS genome assembly, chromosome: 13 genome, one interval contains:
- a CDS encoding myosin F, putative has protein sequence MESTSKCVVGTKIFIRHKEKVWISAEIIKEDTGIVVKTDDDEIVNLKEGDEFFLRNTDIFNSNGLSAPPDLTKLTHLHEASVLHSLNIRFDIDEIYTFTGPILIAVNPFKQIKNLYSDNILEKHIQPIKSKSPHIFSTSNSAYLGMCKNNKSQTILISGESGAGKTESTKYVMKFLACAGSDIKKRSLIESQVLESNPLLEAFGNAKTLRNNNSSRFGKYIELHFDICNNGYVKGKLYGAKILTYLLEKVRVCDQQEGERNYHIFYQLCSAVQYYKNQKLNLKNDDNYDDEYYYFPSCNKFKQKENVKQIKIDLKRFKDHMNFRYLTKSSVYELNDINELEEFEATVYAMQVVGIDEIEQNQIFKILEGILYIGNILFNNDDTKEESSILESTYEDLKNAAYLLDIDVDTLKDALCYKTIIANNEHFKKPVTSAMASDIRDALARAIYGCLFLKLVERTNESIGLIKDVNLFCGVLDIFGFESFPLNSFEQLCINYTNECLQYFFNNFIFKCEEKLYIEEGIKWSSLDFPDNKDCVNILQSKPFGIFCMLDEESFIPGGKDRTFCNKIISKHVNNKRFESIKTDPNSFIIVHFAGKVVYNSCGFLEKNKDQLSDDAQNVLLQSHNEYIHNLFKKYLRRSSEKKRFATVSSEFKQQLDVLMTRINQTEPHFIRCIKPNSKNLPDIFDRHSVNEQLKYGGVLQAIKVSRAGYPVRLTHQNCINEYHILLTKEEKSDFNKYYNDKSLSEKVNYILSKLENRNKIQDYIKSLKLIRQKENQENIFYGSVLKKRCSQNSNLVDKQNDKQNDKQNENNLINDIIEDDRFIWSVGKTLCFFKIEAYNILLTMRQDFRSLNAVIIQKNYKCYIEKKKYKLLRKKIITIQRWIRSMLITLKKKKMMIANATELICSYIYAYAIRKRFLYKKRCAIIIQSAFRGYLVRRSYKMYRENYYASRIQAIWKSKKERIRYLKLIESTKKIQLKWKGILARRQLRRLKEEAKEVGALLTKNQDLMNELKNEKSEKVEIESKLLKASANAQKLTKRIEVLEQINKNNETLIKSLIEKVENLSLKQKEENTEKKTSHEDKTNVSDSNEVSRKTDSIPDYNVSKLLDKIKKLEIQNEEYVKKNALLSERYNKMLNIFSYFKGKHNLISESKDHNIIKREHSDMINSILYNGMYEQNLVGNKSDTNHTPSILKKTKEFVDNSLAKLRGEHKSSTKFGNKTRDNVIDILICGPKGVGKTSLMEDLFVRLGDENNLNILRKINKKKENNNINHAIYNEYIVNHKLSQIKIVDCGYSDNTNSEEILFEYIKNSVCIIIVFDSTNKDSIIPALHLLQEASLINVKKGTTLYLLENIFNEKINLNPNVSDVSYAQKVSKTCNATYIRALDIYDIVNEHVNRMTTNSTYFLNNYISGESISKEMLTHSNHFNTHSNSDTNLVGHSEADNYRWSQNESGYKEYINNGNKVILDKTDTYFQYFNKGDKVQEDDQKKLLHQQSTTPSVRDIQDVENVGNKNMNYLKNESNIYRESYDKYFTNAGKKKQVVQLLRESLPHNNYVYSNKKYNAELGRGLQPVYEIMIKGNVPITYLCIGQNSINKNYTILAAGCKDGVIYIYKCFRTKMEQSDSFQTRAQGDKVMNSSNREEGIMRNRKRDNLQNNETNNSELSDSEEQDENNTMEYINDTIKDESSFTLSEDNSMSTVLLSKLSGHKKAITCLVFSFSEDKIISSSIDRTIKIWEVSTGFLLKVFSDSSATLSVLLFPTNLDIFLCSNCTSLLRIVNLNSGQVYQKIKVESEIRALEMDYTCLNIFAGSKNGTIYLLECLYNERVEIKFRFLFSLLPITCIKFVPRKYIHTPPTIIVNSCDNHIGIIECMYGNKGIITNLSVKHRIRINHALLPIRSCYTKFGGGWLVSGSEDGNIYVCSLLPQSNYKLILLKHHKAPVMSVVVNDIDTLMVSGDSKGNIVFWRRSVM, from the exons ATGGAATCTACGAGTAAATGCGTTGTCggaacaaaaatatttattaggCACAAAGAAAAA gTATGGATAAGCGcagaaattataaaagagGATACGGGTATTGTTGTAAAAACGGACGATGATGAAATTGTGAATTTAAAAGAAGGGGATGAGTTCTTTCTCCGCAATACAG ATATATTCAATTCTAATGGTTTGTCTGCACCTCCGGATTTAACAAAACTGACGCACCTCCATGAGGCGTCGGTTTTGCATAGTTTAAATATTCGATTTGATATCGATGagatatatacatttactGGTCCGATACTTATCGCAGTGAACCCATTCAAACagattaaaaatttatattcagataatatattagaGAAGCATATTCAGCCTATCAAATCTAAAAGCCcccatatattttctacatCTAATAGTGCATATTTAGGAatgtgtaaaaataataaatcccAGACAATATTAATAAGTGGTGAATCAGGTGCTGGAAAAACAGAATCAACAAAATATGTCATGAAATTTTTAGCATGTGCGGGTtcagatataaaaaagagatCTCTAATAGAGTCGCAGGTTTTAGAAAGTAATCCATTGTTAGAAGCATTTGGTAATGCAAAAACATTGCGAAATAATAACTCGAGTCGttttggaaaatatatagaactacattttgatatatgtaataatggATATGTAAAGGGAAAACTATATGgtgcaaaaatattaacatatCTTTTAGAGAAGGTTAGAGTATGTGATCAACAAGAAGGGGAAAGAAAttatcacattttttatcagCTTTGTAGTGCTGttcaatattataaaaatcaaaaattgaatttaaaaaatgatgataattatgatgatgaatattattatttcccaTCTTGtaacaaatttaaacaAAAGGAAAATGTAAAACAAATCAAAATAGATTTGAAAAGATTTAAGGATCATATGAATTTTCGttatttaacaaaatcAAGTGTTTACgaattaaatgatattaatGAATTGGAAGAATTTGAAGCAACTGTTTATGCTATGCAGGTTGTAGGTATAGATGAAATTGAACAAaatcaaatttttaaaattttagagggtatattatatattggtaatatattatttaataatgatgatacGAAAGAAGAATCAAGTATTTTAGAATCAACATATGaggatttaaaaaatgcagCTTATTTATTAGATATAGATGTAGATACATTAAAAGATGCATTATGTTATAAAACTATAATAGCTAACAATGAGCATTTCAAAAAGCCAGTTACTTCAGCAATGGCTAGTGATATACGTGATGCTTTAGCTAGAGCTATTTATGgttgtttatttttgaagTTAGTTGAAAGAACAAATGAATCAATAGGTTTAATAAAAGATgtcaatttattttgtggTGTTTTAGATATATTTGGTTTTGAATCTTTTCCACTAAATTCTTTTGAAcaattatgtataaattatacaaaCGAGTgtttacaatatttttttaataattttattttcaagtGTGAAgagaaattatatatagagGAAGGAATCAAATGGAGTTCATTAGACTTTCCAGATAATAAAGAttgtgtaaatatattacaaagTAAACCGTTTGGAATATTTTGTATGCTTGATGAAGAAAGTTTTATACCTGGTGGTAAGGATAGAACATTTTGTAATAAGATTATTTCAAAAcatgttaataataaaagatttGAATCTATAAAAACGGATCCAAatagttttattattgtgcATTTTGCTGGAAAGgttgtatataattcatgtggatttttagaaaaaaataaagatcaGCTTTCAGATGATGCacaaaatgttttattacaaagtcataatgaatatatacataatttatttaaaaaatatttaagaaGAAGTTCTGAAAAGAAACGATTTGCAACAGTTTCTAGTGAATTTAAACAACAGTTAGATGTATTAATGACACGAATAAATCAAACAGAACCCCATTTTATTAGATGTATAAAAccaaattcaaaaaatttaccCGATATATTTGATAGACATTCTGTTAATGaacaattaaaatatggTGGTGTATTACAAGCTATCAAAGTTAGTAGAGCTGGATATCCAGTTCGATTAACACAtcaaaattgtataaatgaatatcacattttattaacaaaagaagaaaaatcagattttaataaatattataatgataaatcaTTGTCTGAAAAggttaattatattttatcgaaattagaaaatagaaataaaatacaagaCTATATTAAATCACTTAAACTGATTAGACAAAAAGAGAAtcaagaaaatatattttatggatctgtattaaaaaagaggTGTTCTCAAAATTCAAATTTAGTTGACAAACAAAATGACaaacaaaatgataagcaaaatgaaaataatttgattaATGACATAATTGAGGATGATAGATTTATATGGTCCGTTGGTAAAACTCTatgcttttttaaaatcgaagcatataatattttactaaCTATGCGACAAGATTTTCGAAGTCTTAATGCAgttataatacaaaaaaattataaatgttacattgaaaagaaaaaatataagctactaagaaaaaaaattattactataCAAAGATGGATAAGAAGCATGCTAATTAcgttaaagaaaaaaaaaatgatgatagcAAATGCAACGGAATTAATATGttcctatatatatgcatatgcaatAAGAAAacgatttttatataaaaaaaggtgtgctattattattcagtCTGCTTTTCGAGGGTATTTAGTAAGAAGGTcttataaaatgtatagagaaaattattatgcaaGTAGAATACAAGCAATATGGAAATCAAAGAAAGAAAGAATTagatatttaaaattaatagaatcaacaaaaaaaattcaattaAAATGGAAAGGAATATTAGCAAGAAGACAATTAAGAAGACTCAAAGAGGAGGCAAAAGAAGTTGGTGCTTTACTTACAAAAAATCAAGATTTAATGAATGaattgaaaaatgaaaaatcaGAAAAAGTTGAAATTGAaagtaaattattaaaagctTCTGCAAATGCtcaaaaattaacaaaaagaaTAGAAGTACTtgaacaaattaataaaaataatgaaacacTCATAAAAAGTTTGATAGAAAAAGTGGAAAATCTATCACTAAAGCAAAAAGAGGAAAatacagaaaaaaaaacatccCATGAAGACAAAACGAATGTTAGTGATAGTAACGAAGTAAGTAGGAAGACAGATTCAATACCAGATTATAATGTGTCCAAGCTTttagataaaataaaaaaattagaaatacaaaatgaagaatatgtaaaaaagaaTGCTTTATTAAGTGAGAGATACAATAAAatgttaaatatattttcatattttaaaggGAAACACAATTTAATTAGCGAATCAAAAGATCacaatattataaagaGAGAGCATTCTGATATGATAAATAGCATTCTGTATAATGGAATGTATGAACAAAATTTGGTGGGAAATAAATCTGATACTAATCATACACCTtcaatattgaaaaaaacaaaagaatTTGTTGATAATAGTTTGGCAAAACTTCGAGGGGAACATAAAAGTTCAACAAAATTTGGAAATAAAACGAGAGATAATGTTATAGacattttaatatgtgGACCAAAAGGTGTAGGAAAAACAAGTTTGATGGAAGATTTATTTGTAAGACTTggtgatgaaaataatttaaatatattaagaaaaattaataagaaaaaagaaaataataatattaatcatgctatttataatgaatatatagtTAATCATAAATTAtctcaaataaaaatagtcgATTGTGGTTATTCAGATAATACAAATTCAGAAGAAATtctttttgaatatataaaaaattctgtttgtattattattgtatttGATTCTACAAATAAAGATTCAATCATACCCGCTTTACATCTATTACAAGAAGCATCACTtattaatgtaaaaaaaggtacaacattatatttattagaaaatattttcaatgaGAAAATCAATTTAAATCCAAATGTAAGTGATGTTTCATATGCTCAAAAAGTTTCAAAAACATGTAATGCTACTTATATTAGAGCTTTAGATATTTATGATATAGTGAATGAACATGTAAATAGAATGACAACAAATTCGActtactttttaaataattatatatctgGTGAAAGTATTTCAAAAGAAATGCTTACTCATTCAAATCATTTTAATACACATAGTAATAGTGACACTAATTTGGTTGGTCATTCAGAAGCAGATAATTATCGTTGGAGTCAAAATGAAAGTGGTTACAaggaatatattaacaatgGAAACAAGGTTATACTTGATAAAACAGATACCTATTTTCAATACTTCAACAAGGGGGATAAAGTTCAAGAAGAcgatcaaaaaaaattattacacCAGCAAAGTACTACACCCTCGGTTAGGGACATACAAGATGTGGAAAACgtaggaaataaaaatatgaattatttaaaaaatgaaagcaATATTTATCGAGAAAgttatgataaatattttacaaatgctggaaaaaaaaaacaggtTGTTCAACTTTTACGTGAATCATTACctcataataattatgtttatagtaataaaaagtataatgCAGAATTGGGAAGAGGATTACAACCTGTTTATgaaattatgataaaagGTAATGTACctattacatatttatgtataggTCAAAATtcgataaataaaaattatacgaTATTAGCAGCAGGATGTAAAGATGGagtaatatacatatataaatgcttTAGAACAAAGATGGAGCAAAGCGATAGTTTTCAAACACGTGCTCAAGGAGATAAAGTAATGAACAGTTCTAATCGTGAAGAAGGAATTATGAGAAATAGAAAACGAgataatttacaaaataacgaaacaaataatagtGAATTAAGTGATTCAGAAGAAcaagatgaaaataatacaatggaatatattaatgataCTATAAAAGATGAATCATCATTTACATTATCGGAAGATAATTCAATGTCAACagttttattatcaaaattgtCGGGACATAAAAAAGCTATAACATGTTTAgtgttttcattttccgaagataaaataatatcatcTTCTATTGATagaacaataaaaatatgggaAGTAAGTACAGggtttttattaaaagttTTTTCTGATTCTTCTGCAACATTAtctgtattattatttccaacCAATTTAGATATTTTCTTATGTTCAAATTGTACATCCCTTTTACGAATAGTGAATTTAAATAGTGGGCAAGTgtatcaaaaaattaaagtgGAAAGTGAAATTAGAGCATTGGAAATGGATTATACatgtttaaatatatttgctgGATCTAAAAATGGgactatatatttattagaatgtttatataatgaacgagtagaaataaaatttcgATTTCTGTTCTCATTATTGCCTATTACTTGTATTAAGTTTGTAccaagaaaatatattcatactCCACCAACGATTATTGTAAATTCATGTGATAACCATATTGGAATAATTGAATGTATGTATGGAAATAAAGGAATTATAACAAACTTATCTGTTAAGCATAGGATACGAATCAATCATGCACTTTTGCCTATTCGAAGTTGTTATACTAAATTTGGTGGTGGATGGCTTGTCTCTGGATCTGAAGATGGAAACATTTATGTTTGCTCTCTTCTTCCGCAATCCAATTATAAGCTCATCCTTTTGAAGCATCACAAG gCCCCGGTTATGTCAGTTGTGGTGAACGATATAGACACACTCATGGTGTCCGGGGATTCAAAAGGGAATATCGTTTTTTGGAGAAGATCAGTGATGTGA